The Eurosta solidaginis isolate ZX-2024a chromosome 4, ASM4086904v1, whole genome shotgun sequence genome includes a window with the following:
- the piwi gene encoding protein piwi gives MSEDQSRGRRRPSREQRYSRSRSPVDNHHRSSGASDSHRRRREREPSEESRPVKVFKKEPVSPNRSPSSSRNGSARSKESKDTKDDIPTSVTIKKEKDAPSTSSAAASGGGGGDGETEASKRERYEIVHTRPSDVSSKMGSGGTPITMQTNYFRLLTKPTWRIFQYHVDFAPSIELRRVRGGILSEHRDTLGGYLYDGTKLFTSSKLKEDKTIIRTKSKVGDSYTIVIKYVGVISMTEWQSLQILNLILRRAMEGLKLQLVGRNFYDAIAKIDMREYRLQLWPGYQTSIRQHEKDILLCAEIAHKVMRTETVYDILMRCTETAKDYQEEFRRHVLGLTVLTDYNNKTYRINDIDFKKNPSKTFRCKEKEVSFIDYYYQKYHIRIRDPKQPLLISKAKERAMRGGSSDIIILIPELCRPTGLTDNMRNNFQLMRAMADHTRMNPDRRIDRLKIFNQRLQQTEASVQVLNDWNMTLDRHLVELNGRVLEPQRIVFSDHKKASAGEQADWTRLFRDNGLFTTPSRGLDRWSVIATNRNSRELRNFIESLIRAASGMQMRISRPREVMLYDDRNHSYIQAMEDCSRHDPQLILCLVPNNNAERYASIKKKGCLERAIPTQVITHKSANNQRGLMSIATKVAIQINCKLGYTPWMIDLPLSGLMTIGYDVAKSTRDRSKAFGALVASMDMKTNATFYSTVAECSSHDVLANSLWPMMTKALRQYRKEHDGKLPTRILFYRDGVGEGSLRQVYEHEVKDVVEKLEHEYKRVGSEKPPMFAYVVVSKSINTRFFARGRNPSPGTVVDDIVTLPERYDFFLVSQSVRQGTVSPTSYNIVYSNIRLTPDQMQLLTYKMTHLYYNWSGTTRVPAVCQYAKKLATLVATSLYQPPQNALEKKLYYL, from the coding sequence ATGTCTGAGGATCAAAGTCGTGGACGTCGCCGCCCATCGCGCGAACAACGCTACTCACGATCACGCTCTCCTGTGGACAACCATCATCGCAGTTCCGGGGCAAGCGATTCACACCGTCGCCGTAGAGAGCGGGAACCATCCGAAGAGTCTCGCCCAGTAAAAGTTTTTAAGAAAGAACCTGTTTCTCCCAATAGAAGTCCTAGTTCATCGCGTAATGGAAGTGCACGCAGCAAGGAAAGTAAGGATACCAAGGATGATATACCAACAAGCGTTACCATCAAAAAGGAAAAAGACGCACCATCAACTTCGAGCGCTGCTGCTAGTGGAGGTGGTGGTGGAGACGGAGAAACAGAAGCTAGCAAAAGAGAACGTTATGAAATTGTTCACACACGTCCATCTGATGTTTCCTCAAAAATGGGCAGCGGTGGTACCCCGATTACAATGCAAACCAACTACTTTCGTTTACTGACAAAACCAACATGGCGTATATTTCAATATCATGTAGATTTTGCCCCATCAATTGAATTGCGACGTGTACGTGGTGGTATACTTTCAGAGCATCGTGATACATTGGGTGGTTATTTATATGACGGTACCAAATTATTCACTTCAAGTAAGTTAAAGGAAGATAAAACTATAATTCGTACGAAGTCCAAAGTAGGAGATAGTTACACCATTGTAATAAAATATGTGGGGGTTATATCTATGACGGAATGGCAATccttacaaattttaaatttaattttgcgACGTGCTATGGAAGGTCTGAAATTACAATTGGTTGGTCGTAATTTTTATGATGCTATTGCAAAAATTGATATGCGTGAATATCGGTTACAATTATGGCCAGGTTATCAAACATCTATACGGCAACATGAAAAAGACATTTTGTTGTGTGCTGAAATTGCACATAAAGTAATGCGTACCGAAACGGTTTATGATATATTGATGAGATGCACAGAAACTGCAAAAGATTATCAAGAAGAATTCCGTCGACATGTACTCGGTCTGACTGTATTAACCGATTACAATAACAAAACGTATCGCATTAATGATATAGATTTTAAAAAGAATCCTTCAAAGACTTTTAGATGTAAGGAGAAGGAAGTATCTTTTATTGATTATTATTACCAAAAATATCATATTCGCATACGCGATCCGAAACAACCATTACTTATCTCTAAGGCTAAAGAGAGGGCAATGCGAGGTGGAAGTAGTGATATAATTATACTAATTCCTGAACTTTGCCGACCAACGGGACTTACAGACAATATGCGAAATAATTTTCAACTTATGCGTGCAATGGCAGATCATACACGCATGAATCCAGATCGACGTATTGatcgtttgaaaatatttaatcaAAGATTACAACAAACTGAGGCAAGCGTTCAAGTGCTAAATGATTGGAACATGACATTAGATCGTCATTTAGTTGAGTTGAATGGTCGTGTGCTTGAGCCGCAACGTATTGTATTTAGTGACCATAAAAAAGCGTCTGCTGGTGAACAAGCAGACTGGACACGTCTTTTCCGCGATAATGGGTTGTTTACAACACCATCACGCGGATTAGATCGTTGGTCTGTTATAGCAACTAACCGAAACTCGAGAGAATTAAGAAATTTCATTGAATCATTGATACGGGCTGCAAGTGGAATGCAAATGCGTATCAGTCGCCCACGTGAAGTAATGCTCTATGATGACAGGAATCATTCTTATATTCAAGCAATGGAAGATTGTAGCCGTCATGATCCCCAATTGATTTTATGCTTAGTACCAAATAATAATGCTGAACGTTATGCTTCAATCAAGAAGAAAGGTTGTTTGGAGCGCGCCATACCAACCCAAGTAATTACACATAAGTCGGCTAATAATCAACGTGGTCTTATGAGTATCGCCACTAAAGTCGCTATACAAATTAATTGTAAATTGGGCTATACACCATGGATGATTGATTTACCACTATCTGGCTTAATGACAATTGGTTATGATGTAGCTAAGAGTACTCGCGATCGTTCAAAAGCTTTTGGTGCGTTGGTTGCATCTATGGATATGAAAACGAATGCTACTTTCTATAGCACAGTGGCAGAATGTAGTTCACATGATGTATTGGCAAACAGCCTTTGGCCTATGATGACTAAAGCTTTGCGTCAATATCGTAAAGAGCACGATGGTAAACTGCCTACACGTATTCTATTCTATCGTGACGGTGTTGGCGAGGGTTCCTTAAGACAAGTGTATGAGCATGAAGTAAAGGATGTCGTTGAAAAGCTCGAACACGAATACAAGCGTGTTGGTTCTGAGAAGCCGCCTATGTTTGCATACGTTGTCGTATCAAAATCTATAAATACACGATTCTTTGCACGCGGTCGTAATCCATCACCTGGTACAGTTGTTGATGATATAGTAACATTGCCTGAACGTTATGATTTCTTCTTGGTTTCACAATCTGTACGACAAGGTACCGTATCTCCGACAAGCTACAACATCGTATACAGCAATATACGTCTAACGCCGGATCAAATGCAGCTTTTGACATACAAAATGACTCATTTATAT